GACCTGTCATCTATCGGCTTCCTGAATAAAGCTAGGTCCATCAAAGTCCATGGAGACCCGTGGATTGTCTTCACTGAGAAAAATTATAAGGGGAAGTTTGAATGCCTTAAACCAGGCAACTACAACTCAATCCCAGCGATTGAAAGAAATATCAGCTCTGTGCGATGTGTGAATGGCGGTCTGTATATAATCACCCACCTATCAGCTTCCCACAATGTTCATCACTCACCTAGCTGCTTCTAACCAGTTGGAATATTGAGTGTTACCTTTATGAATATACATCCTCACCTGACATAGAAATCAGTTACAGAAACATGTGATGTGAAATaaatatcattacacagtataaCAGGATGAACTATATGATGCAACATTTTGCAGAGGAAAAGGGATTGAAGAGCCTGGATAAGGCTTTTAGTAATTGTGTTACTGCAGAATTGCAgccctttatttgggatccagttCCAGAGTGTTCAGGAAAGAATGGATGGGCCAGCAACTCCTTGCTCTGGTGACCTTGACTTTGTATCTCGGAAGTGGCAGCCCaaagcagaggttggaactcgagtcgcatGACCTGGACTCGAGTCCAACTTAAGTCGCCTTATAAACAACTTGAAactctcctctgacagctgaaggggacggagaaggcagtgaggcttctgtaacaccaccttcctccctgcccccttcagctgtcagaaaaGGATCAGacctctgtttctatatggggacaaattaGGTGACTTGAGACGTGAAGGgggatgacttagtccaacctctagCCTGGAGCCGGGTGTAGCTCAGCCAGAAAGGATATGGGAAGTCTGTAAGCTGGGAGAAGGAATCCAACAGACCAGAGCCAGGaggatacattttctgtttttgaagcaCCTATAAAGACAGATATAGATGGAGGAATTGGATGAGGTGGGTGTTGGAACAGAAGAATAGGAGGAATGGGAGAAGGCTATGTAAGGGACTGCTTTGCCATGCCATGCAAATTGTGTGCTACAAGATACCCGCTAACCAGCAAAACCAAAGGACCAAAGCTCCAATTTGTGGTCACAGACACATACCTCATATGGAGTCCATTTCcctgcttttattttcatatctttCTCACAACCACTAACCCATAAATGGCCTTTTGTGATATAGCAACATCATGAGCAGGATATAGGGCCCCAATGTCATGTACCTTTCTTATGTATCCCCATGGCAGTGCATAGTATATACCttataggttttaaaaaatgGAGTTCCCATAGATATACTTACTTATTACTCATACAAGTAGCCAAAATACATAACAAGATTGACCCCTATAAATATCAATGTGGTTTCCAAATTTCAAGTTTCATCAATGTGGGCATCAGATACACCCAATCATGTTCTATCATTCTTGcatacttaaagtggaaataaatccaaaaaaataaaatcacaccttcaatcccgcagatcagtttGTCCATTCCAtcgcgtcccgcgttgtccagtTCCGTCTTTGGCCCAgagcagaggaagcgccaggtgccccatcttctcctctcttcttccgtgttcttcttcccaCTTCACcggagatcgggtgacgaagattTTGTTTTGACTGCTCCTTCTACCCATGCTCAAGCATCTTGGGCATCCTctgaaggagccctttcatcaacagggaaaaaaatgggAAGCAGCTTCCCACAGTGTTCATCACTCACCTATCAGCTTCCCACAGTGTTGGTCACCCACCTATCAGCTTTCCACAGTGTTCATCACCTGCCTATCAGCTCGGACAATCCTGACCTGTCATCTATCGGCTTCCTGAACAAAGCCAGGTCCATCAAAGTCCATGGAGACCCGTGGATTGTCTTCACTGAGAAACATTATAAGGGGAAGTTTGAATGCCTTAAACCAGGCAACTACAACTCAATCCCAGCGATTGAAAAAAATATCAGCTCTGTGCGATGTGTGAATGGCGGTCTGTATAGTTATAAAATCACAGTATATGAGCACATTCACTATGGAGGAAGAGCTGTGACCCTGACGGAGGCCGCAGATACCCTTAAATCCTATGATTTTGACAACATGATTTCATCACACAAAGTCGCCCATGGTGCATGGATCCTGTACAATAAGGAGTATTACAATGGTAATCAGATGGTCGCTGTAGCTGGAGATGAAATTCCAAATTATCTTCCACTTGGCTGGAATGATAAAGTCAGCTCCCTGAAACCTGTGGAACCTTATGAATCTTCTGAGTGAGATGCGGTGGACTGTCCTCNNNNNNNNNNNNNNNNNNNNNNNNNNNNNNNNNNNNNNNNNNNNNNNNNNNNNNNNNNNNNNNNNNNNNNNNNNNNNNNNNNNNNNNNNNNNNNNNNNNNNNNNNNNNNNNNNNNNNNNNNNNNNNNNNNNNNNNNNNNNNNNNNNNNNNNNNNNNNNNNNNNNNNNNNNNNNNNNNNNNNNNNNNNNNNNNNNNNNNNNNNNNNNNNNNNNNNNNNNNNNNNNNNNNNNNNNNNNNNNNNNNNNNNNNNNNNNNNNNNNNNNNNNNNNNNNNNNNNNNNNNNNNNNNNNNNNNNNNNNNNNNNNNNNNNNNNNNNNNNNNNNNNNNNNNNNNNNNNNNNNNNNNNNNNNNNNNNNNNNNNNNNNNNNNNNNNNNNNNNNNNNNNNNNNNNNNNNNNNNNNNNNNNNNNNNNNNNNNNNNNNNNNNNNNNNNNNNNNNNNNNNNNNNNNNNNNNNNNNNNNNNNNNNNNNNNNNNNNNNNNNNNNNNNNNNNNNNNNNNNNNNNNNNNNNNNNNNNNNNNNNNNNNNNNNNNNNNNNNNNNNNNNNNNNNNNNNNNNNNNNNNNNNNNNNNNNNNNNNNNNNNNNNNNNNNNNNNNNNNNNNNNNNNNNNNNNNNNNNNNNNNNNNNNNNNNNNNNNNNNNNNNNNNNNNNNNNNNNNNNNNNNNNNNNNNNNNNNNNNNNNNNNNNNNNNNNNNNNNNNNNNNNNNNNNNNNNNNNNNNNNNNNNNNNNNNNNNNNNNNNNNNNNNNNNNNNNNNNNNNNNNNNNNNNNNNNNNNNNNNNNNNNNNNNNNNNNNNNNNNNNNNNNNNNNNNNNNNNNNNNNNNNNNNNNNNNNNNNNNNNNNNNNNNNNNNNNNNNNNNNNNNNNNNNNNNNNNNNNNNNNNNNNNNNNNNNNNNNNNNNNNNNNNNNNNNNNNNNNNNNNNNNNNNNNNNNNNNNNNNNNNNNNNNNNNNNNNNNNNNNNNNNNNNNNNNNNNNNNNNNNNNNNNNNNNNNNNNNNNNNNNNNNNNNNNNNNNNNNNNNNNNNNNNNNNNNNNNNNNNNNNNNNNNNNNNNNNNNNNNNNNNNNNNNNNNNNNNNNNNNNNNNNNNNNNNNNNNNNNNNNNNNNNNNNNNNNNNNNNNNNNNNNNNNNNNNNNNNNNNNNNNNNNNNNNNNNNNNNNNNNNNNNNNNNNNNNNNNNNNNNNNNNNNNNNNNNNNNNNNNNNNNNNNNNNNNNNNNNNNNNNNNNNNNNNNNNNNNNNNNNNNNNNNNNNNNNNNNNNNNNNNNNNNNNNNNNNNNNNNNNNNNNNNNNNNNNNNNNNNNNNNNNNNNNNNNNNNNNNNNNNNNNNNNNNNNNNNNNNNNNNNNNNNNNNNNNNNNNNNNNNNNNNNNNNNNNNNNNNNNNNNNNNNNNNNNNNNNNNNNNNNNNNNNNNNNNNNNNNNNNNNNNNNNNNNNNNNNNNNNNNNNNNNNNNNNNNNNNNNNNNNNNNNNNNNNNNNNNNNNNNNNNNNNNNNNNNNNNNNNNNNNNNNNNNNNNNNNNNNNNNNNNNNNNNNNNNNNNNNNNNNNNNNNNNNNNNNNNNNNNNNNNNNNNNNNNNNNNNNNNNNNNNNNNNNNNNNNNNNNNNNNNNNNNNNNNNNNNNNNNNNNNNNNNNNNNNNNNNNNNNNNNNNNNNNNNNNNNNNNNNNNNNNNNNNNNNNNNNNNNNNNNNNNNNNNNNNNNNNNNNNNNNNNNNNNNNNNNNNNNNNNNNNNNNNNNNNNNNNNNNNNNNNNNNNNNNNNNNNNNNNNNNNNNNNNNNNNNNNNNNNNNNNNNNNNNNNNNNNNNNNNNNNNNNNNNNNNNNNNNNNNNNNNNNNNNNNNNNNNNNNNNNNNNNNNNNNNNNNNNNNNNNNNNNNNNNNNNNNNNNNNNNNNNNNNNNNNNNNNNNNNNNNNNNNNNNNNNNNNNNNNNNNNNNNNNNNNNNNNNNNNNNNNNNNNNNNNNNNNNNNNNNNNNNNNNNNNNNNNNNNNNNNNNNNNNNNNNNNNNNNNNNNNNNNNNNNNNNNNNNNNNNNNNNNNNNNNNNNNNNNNNNNNNNNNNNNNNNNNNNNNNNNNNNNNNNNNNNNNNNNNNNNNNNNNNNNNNNNNNNNNNNNNNNNNNNNNNNNNNNNNNNNNNNNNNNNNNNNNNNNNNNNNNNNNNNNNNNNNNNNNNNNNNNNNNNNNNNNNNNNNNNNNNNNNNNNNNNNNNNNNNNNNNNNNNNNNNNNNNNNNNNNNNNNNNNNNNNNNNNNNNNNNNNNNNNNNNNNNNNNNNNNNNNNNNNNNNNNNNNNNNNNNNNNNNNNNNNNNNNNNNNNNNNNNNNNNNNNNNNNNNNNNNNNNNNNNNNNNNNNNNNNNNNNNNNNNNNNNNNNNNNNNNNNNNNNNNNNNNNNNNNNNNNNNNNNNNNNNNNNNNNNNNNNNNNNNNNNNNNNNNNNNNNNNNNNNNNNNNNNNNNNNNNNNNNNNNNNNNNNNNNNNNNNNNNNNNNNNNNNNNNNNNNNNNNNNNNNNNNNNNNNNNNNNNNNNNNNNNNNNNNNNNNNNNNNNNNNNNNNNNNNNNNNNNNNNNNNNNNNNNNNNNNNNNNNNNNNNNNNNNNNNNNNNNNNNNNNNNNNNNNNNNNNNNNNNNNNNNNNNNNNNNNNNNNNNNNNNNNNNNNNNNNNNNNNNNNNNNNNNNNNNNNNNNNNNNNNNNNNNNNNNNNNNNNNNNNNNNNNNNNNNNNNNNNNNNNNNNNNNNNNNNNNNNNNNNNNNNNNNNNNNNNNNNNNNNNNNNNNNNNNNNNNNNNNNNNNNNNNNNNNNNNNNNNNNNNNNNNNNNNNNNNNNNNNNNNNNNNNNNNNNNNNNNNNNNNNNNNNNNNNNNNNNNNNNNNNNNNNNNNNNNNNNNNNNNNNNNNNNNNNNNNNNNNNNNNNNNNNNNNNNNNNNNNNNNNNNNNNNNNNNNNNNNNNNNNNNNNNNNNNNNNNNNNNNNNNNNNNNNNNNNNNNNNNNNNNNNNNNNNNNNNNNNNNNNNNNNNNNNNNNNNNNNNNNNNNNNNNNNNNNNNNNNNNNNNNNNNNNNNNNNNNNNNNNNNNNNNNNNNNNNNNNNNNNNNNNNNNNNNNNNNNNNNNNNNNNNNNNNNNNNNNNNNNNNNNNNNNNNNNNNNNNNNNNNNNNNNNNNNNNNNNNNNNNNNNNNNNNNNNNNNNNNNNNNNNNNNNNNNNNNNNNNNNNNNNNNNNNNNNNNNNNNNNNNNNNNNNNNNNNNNNNNNNNNNNNNNNNNNNNNNNNNNNNNNNNNNNNNNNNNNNNNNNNNNNNNNNNNNNNNNNNNNNNNNNNNNNNNNNNNNNNNNNNNNNNNNNNNNNNNNNNNNNNNNNNNNNNNNNNNNNNNNNNNNNNNNNNNNNNNNNNNNNNNNNNNNNNNNNNNNNNNNNNNNNNNNNNNNNNNNNNNNNNNNNNNNNNNNNNNNNNNNNNNNNNNNNNNNNNNNNNNNNNNNNNNNNNNNNNNNNNNNNNNNNNNNNNNNNNNNNNNNNNNNNNNNNNNNNNNNNNNNNNNNNNNNNNNNNNNNNNNNNNNNNNNNNNNNNNNNNNNNNNN
This Pyxicephalus adspersus chromosome 6, UCB_Pads_2.0, whole genome shotgun sequence DNA region includes the following protein-coding sequences:
- the LOC140332805 gene encoding epidermal differentiation-specific protein-like; the protein is MGSSFPQCSSLTYQLPTVLVTHLSAFHSVHHLPISSDNPDLSSIGFLNKARSIKVHGDPWIVFTEKHYKGKFECLKPGNYNSIPAIEKNISSVRCVNGGLYSYKITVYEHIHYGGRAVTLTEAADTLKSYDFDNMISSHKVAHGAWILYNKEYYNGNQMVAVAGDEIPNYLPLGWNDKVSSLKPVEPYESSE